The Procambarus clarkii isolate CNS0578487 chromosome 56, FALCON_Pclarkii_2.0, whole genome shotgun sequence genome includes a region encoding these proteins:
- the LOC138349773 gene encoding uncharacterized protein, with protein MKFILLLTVVGLAACQFPPRRPGFGGQPKRTSSKSFSQSRPGTQSLGAKADDTRGGSEYYFSWRHDPPKTEYTGDAAHRMCTSLGGGWQPVAISSRDELNYIHGIIVRERLDYIWTGGVRAGSGFRWFNGEPFGITAWSNTGGLRRPQPDNRESGKENCLAILNNFYKDGVAWHDVACHHEKPVICERSV; from the exons ATGAAGTTCATATTGTTGTTGACTGTGGTCGGGCTGGCGGCCTGCCAGTTCCCGCCTCGGAGGCCGGGCTTCGGAGGCCAGCCGAAGAGGACAAGCAGTAAGAGCTTCTCTCAAAGTCGACCTGGAACTCAGAGTTTGGGCGCCAAG GCTGACGACACTCGCGGCGGGAGTGAGTACTACTTCTCCTGGAGACACGACCCGCCCAAGACAGAGTACACAGGCGACGCTGCTCACAGGATGTGTACAAGtctgggcggcgggtggcagccTGTGGCCATCAGCTCTCGTGACGAGCTCAACTACATCCATGGCATTATTGTCAGAG AGCGGCTGGACTACATCTGGACCGGCGGGGTGAGGGCCGGCTCCGGCTTCAGGTGGTTCAACGGAGAACCTTTTGGTATTACTGCCTGGTCCAACACCGGAGG ACTCCGCCGACCTCAGCCGGACAACCGTGAGAGTGGTAAGGAGAACTGCCTCGCCATCCTCAACAACTTCTACAAGGATGGCGTCGCATGGCACGACGTTGCCTGCCACCACGAGAAGCCCGTCATCTGCGAACGTTCCGTATAA
- the LOC138353017 gene encoding uncharacterized protein translates to MKFILLLTVVGLAACQFPPRRPGFGGQPKRTSSKSFSQSRPGAQSLGAKADDTRGGSEYYFSWRHDPPKTEYTGDAAHRMCTSLGGGWQPVAISSRDELNYIHGIIVRERLDYIWTGGVRAGSGFRWFNGEPFGITAWSNTGGLRRPQPDNRESGKENCLAILNNFYKDGVAWHDVACHHEKPVICERSV, encoded by the exons ATGAAGTTCATATTGTTGTTGACTGTGGTCGGGCTGGCGGCCTGCCAGTTCCCGCCTCGGAGGCCGGGCTTCGGAGGCCAGCCGAAGAGGACAAGCAGCAAGAGCTTCTCTCAAAGTCGACCTGGAGCTCAGAGTTTGGGCGCCAAG GCTGACGACACTCGCGGCGGGAGTGAGTACTACTTCTCCTGGAGACACGACCCGCCCAAGACAGAGTACACAGGCGACGCTGCTCACAGGATGTGTACAAGtctgggcggcgggtggcagccTGTGGCCATCAGCTCTCGTGACGAGCTCAACTACATCCATGGCATTATTGTCAGAG AGCGGCTGGACTACATCTGGACCGGCGGGGTGAGGGCCGGCTCCGGCTTCAGGTGGTTCAACGGAGAACCTTTTGGTATTACTGCCTGGTCCAACACCGGAGG ACTCCGCCGACCTCAGCCCGACAACCGTGAGAGTGGTAAGGAGAACTGCCTCGCCATCCTTAACAACTTCTACAAGGATGGCGTCGCATGGCACGACGTTGCCTGCCACCACGAGAAGCCCGTCATCTGCGAACGTTCCGTATAA
- the LOC138353199 gene encoding uncharacterized protein, whose translation MGHISRHAGCSRTSTDLQYHLLILAGYIHTLTQAGYIPTLTQAGYIHTLTQVDDTRDRSQYYFSWRHDNGRKYRGEEAHGLCTSLGGGWQPVGISSPGELSYISGIVGSNRLEYIWTGGVRASSGFRWLNGEPFNVNDWSHTGGFRRPQPDNREGNENCLAILNNVYGDGVKWHDVACRHPKPVICERQI comes from the exons ATGGgacacatctcccgtcacgcagggtgcagtcgcacctccacagatctccagtatcatctattgatactg GCCGGCTATATCCACACCCTGACACAGGCCGGCTATATCCCCACCCTGACACAGGCCGGCTATATCCACACCCTGACACAG GTTGACGATACCCGCGATAGGAGTCAGTACTACTTCTCCTGGAGACACGACAACGGCAGGAAGTACCGCGGAGAAGAGGCTCACGGCTTGTGTACAAGtctgggcggcgggtggcagccTGTGGGCATCAGCTCTCCTGGCGAGCTCAGCTACATCAGTGGCATTGTTGGATCAA ACCGGCTGGAATACATCTGGACCGGCGGGGTGAGGGCTAGCTCCGGCTTCAGGTGGCTCAACGGAGAACCTTTTAACGTTAATGATTGGTCACACACCGGAGG ATTCCGCCGCCCTCAGCCCGACAACCGTGAAGGTAACGAGAACTGCCTCGCCATACTCAACAACGTCTACGGTGATGGCGTCAAGTGGCACGACGTTGCCTGTCGCCACCCGAAGCCCGTTATCTGCGAGCGTCAGATTTAA